The following coding sequences are from one Chelonoidis abingdonii isolate Lonesome George chromosome 4, CheloAbing_2.0, whole genome shotgun sequence window:
- the LOC116818121 gene encoding SERTA domain-containing protein 2-like: protein MLGRGLKRKLSDYEENMAGLSSAFDSSRNLPYPLKRQLVLNMCLTKLQTYKMLVEPNLHRSVLIANTVRQIQEEMRQESSQQPINVCSGIAPNPHSYPGIDSSGISLHLPSGSSQQESNCCNSWFAEGPIENSLLMVSDDDMSSAISSILKDLDFMEDISPPTALVPAGDDELLKSPENTCLKLEDDRQDLKGAECVFGSFEISNSTSYLKDLAIDDIFEDIDTSMYDSDFCSPLLMAPRPPAAATEETLKTFPSCNSSSTNNIQICRTDLSELDHIMEILVGS from the coding sequence ATGTTGGGGAGAGGCCTAAAACGCAAACTGAGTGACTATGAGGAGAACATGGCTGGTCTCTCAAGTGCCTTTGATTCCAGTCGAAATCTGCCATATCCACTTAAGAGGCAGTTAGTGCTGAATATGTGCCTCACTAAACTACAAACTTACAAAATGCTGGTGGAACCAAACTTACACCGTTCTGTGCTCATAGCCAACACAGTAAGGCAAATTCAGGAGGAAATGAGGCAAGAGAGTAGCCAACAGCCAATTAATGTATGCAGTGGCATTGCTCCCAATCCTCACAGCTACCCAGGAATTGATTCATCTGGAATTTCTTTACATTTGCCTTCAGGTAGCAGCCAGCAAGAGTCTAACTGTTGTAACTCATGGTTTGCAGAAGGCCCAATTGAAAATAGCCTGCTGATGGTTTCAGATGATGATatgtcatctgccatttcatCTATTTTGAAGGATTTGGACTTCATGGAAGATATAAGTCCACCTACTGCTTTGGTTCCAGCTGGAGATGATGAGCTGCTGAAGTCTCCAGAAAACACATGTCTAAAGCTAGAAGATGATAGACAAGATTTGAAGGGAGCTGAATGTGTATTTGGTtcctttgaaatttcaaattcgACCAGTTACTTAAAAGATTTGGCTATAGATGACATCTTTGAAGATATTGACACTTCAATGTATGATTCAGACTTCTGCTCTCCCCTACTAATGGCACCTAGACCACCTGCTGCTGCTACAGAAGAAACATTGAAAACCTTCCCATCTTGCAATTCTTCCTCAACAAACAATATTCAGATATGTAGAACAGATCTGAGTGAGTTGGACCATATCATGGAAATTCTTGTTGgatcttga